The following are encoded in a window of Saccharothrix longispora genomic DNA:
- a CDS encoding alpha/beta fold hydrolase: MTEFLELDGGRLAYDVVGEGPLVVLAHGMGDNRAAYREVAARLADNGYRAASVDQRGHGESSTGWASYTRTDSATDLLAVVRHLGGPAVLVGHSFTGGSVAIAAAVDPGAVSAVVQISPFTRAQEVDFRGLLTNARYRKGMALLMGAGLFRSAGLWKRYLDHACPGARPAGFAEHVAALDADLRRPGRMAVLGRMGMSPPTDAGARLGDIRCPALVVEGSLDPDWTDPRAEGEGVVAAMPPGLGRVEVVEGAGHYPHVQFPAEVTALVLAFLTAGTRG; the protein is encoded by the coding sequence ATGACCGAGTTCCTGGAACTCGACGGAGGACGGCTCGCCTACGACGTGGTCGGCGAGGGGCCGCTGGTCGTACTGGCCCACGGCATGGGCGACAACCGCGCCGCCTACCGCGAGGTCGCCGCCCGGCTGGCGGACAACGGGTACCGCGCGGCCTCGGTGGACCAGCGCGGCCACGGCGAGTCCAGCACCGGGTGGGCCTCCTACACCCGCACCGACTCGGCGACCGACCTGCTCGCCGTCGTCCGGCACCTGGGCGGCCCGGCGGTGCTCGTCGGCCACTCGTTCACCGGCGGCTCGGTCGCCATCGCGGCGGCGGTGGACCCCGGGGCGGTCAGCGCCGTCGTGCAGATCAGCCCGTTCACCCGTGCGCAGGAGGTGGACTTCCGCGGCCTGCTGACCAACGCCCGCTACCGCAAGGGCATGGCGCTGCTCATGGGCGCCGGGCTGTTCCGCAGCGCCGGGCTGTGGAAGCGCTACCTCGACCACGCCTGCCCCGGCGCCCGGCCCGCCGGCTTCGCCGAGCACGTCGCCGCGCTGGACGCCGACCTGCGCAGGCCCGGTCGGATGGCGGTGCTGGGCCGCATGGGCATGTCCCCGCCCACCGACGCGGGCGCCCGGCTGGGCGACATCCGCTGCCCCGCGCTGGTCGTCGAGGGCTCGCTCGACCCCGACTGGACCGACCCCCGGGCCGAGGGCGAGGGCGTCGTGGCGGCCATGCCGCCGGGACTGGGCCGGGTGGAGGTGGTCGAGGGGGCGGGCCACTACCCGCACGTGCAGTTCCCGGCCGAGGTGACCGCGTTGGTCCTGGCCTTCCTCACGGCGGGCACCCGTGGCTAG
- a CDS encoding DUF58 domain-containing protein — translation MEAALRTLELEVRRRLDGLLQGNHLGLVPGPGSEPGEARPYQPGDDVRRMDWAVTARTTVPHIRETVADRELETWLAIDLSPSLDFGTAVCEKRDLVVAATAAVAHLTRGGGNRIGALVSTGEQLVRVPARGGLAHSRGLIRKVAETPRAPEGTRGSLAEVVEQLRRPPRRRGLVVVISDFLGGYEWQRPLKALSARHDLVAIEVVDPRDVDLPDVGTVVLADPESGRQREVVASPLLRREFAAAAAEHRAGVAAGLRQAGAGHLVLRTDSDWIADTVRFVVARKRRWSGGVA, via the coding sequence ATGGAGGCGGCGCTGCGCACGCTCGAACTGGAGGTCCGCCGCAGGCTCGACGGCCTGCTCCAGGGCAACCACCTGGGCCTGGTCCCCGGACCGGGCTCCGAGCCCGGCGAGGCGAGGCCCTACCAGCCCGGCGACGACGTGCGGCGGATGGACTGGGCGGTCACCGCCCGCACCACCGTGCCGCACATCCGGGAGACCGTGGCCGACCGCGAGCTGGAGACGTGGCTCGCGATCGACCTCTCGCCCAGCCTCGACTTCGGCACGGCGGTGTGCGAGAAGCGCGACCTGGTGGTCGCCGCCACCGCCGCCGTGGCGCACCTCACGCGCGGCGGCGGCAACCGGATCGGCGCGCTGGTGTCCACCGGCGAACAGCTGGTCCGGGTGCCCGCCCGCGGCGGCCTCGCGCACTCGCGCGGCCTCATCCGCAAGGTCGCCGAGACCCCCCGCGCCCCCGAGGGCACCCGCGGCTCGCTGGCCGAGGTGGTCGAGCAACTGCGCCGCCCGCCCCGCCGCCGCGGCCTGGTCGTGGTGATCTCCGACTTCCTCGGCGGCTACGAGTGGCAGCGCCCCCTCAAGGCCCTGTCCGCCCGGCACGACCTGGTCGCCATCGAGGTCGTCGACCCCCGCGACGTCGACCTGCCCGACGTGGGCACGGTCGTGCTGGCCGACCCCGAGTCGGGCCGCCAGCGCGAGGTCGTCGCCTCGCCGCTGCTGCGCCGCGAGTTCGCCGCCGCGGCGGCCGAGCACCGCGCCGGGGTCGCCGCCGGCCTGCGCCAAGCGGGCGCGGGCCACCTCGTGCTGCGCACCGACTCCGACTGGATCGCCGACACCGTGCGCTTCGTGGTCGCCCGCAAGCGGCGCTGGTCGGGAGGGGTGGCCTGA
- a CDS encoding MHYT domain-containing protein yields MNHELMHSSGDVSTLVIAYVVAVIGSLIGLACMARARTETQRSAKVRWTVFGALAIGGIGIWLMHFIAMLGFDVPGATVKYSAPLTALSAVVAVAVVGLGLSLVTLVRFTRMRLLLAGALAGLGVAGMHYLGMSAIRFKGEIGYDPALVAASCAIAVVAATAAFWFTLVVKTTQATAAAGLIMGVAVTGMHYTGMAAVSVTSDPTLPAPQGTTVFDLVFPVFVISGLIVAALLWLLFTSSEEAVGEPA; encoded by the coding sequence GTGAACCACGAACTCATGCACTCCTCCGGTGACGTCTCCACGCTCGTCATCGCCTACGTCGTCGCCGTCATCGGCTCCCTGATCGGCCTGGCCTGCATGGCCCGCGCCCGCACCGAGACGCAGCGGTCGGCCAAGGTCCGCTGGACGGTGTTCGGCGCCCTCGCCATCGGCGGCATCGGCATCTGGCTCATGCACTTCATCGCCATGCTCGGCTTCGACGTGCCCGGTGCCACCGTCAAGTACTCCGCGCCGCTGACCGCGCTGTCCGCCGTCGTGGCCGTCGCCGTGGTCGGCCTCGGGCTGTCGCTGGTCACGCTGGTCCGCTTCACCCGGATGCGACTGCTCCTCGCGGGCGCCCTGGCCGGCCTCGGCGTGGCGGGCATGCACTACCTCGGCATGTCGGCCATCCGCTTCAAGGGCGAGATCGGCTACGACCCGGCGCTGGTCGCCGCCTCCTGCGCGATCGCCGTCGTCGCGGCGACCGCCGCGTTCTGGTTCACCCTCGTCGTCAAGACCACGCAGGCCACCGCCGCGGCCGGCCTGATCATGGGCGTCGCGGTCACCGGCATGCACTACACCGGCATGGCCGCCGTGAGCGTCACCAGCGACCCGACCCTGCCCGCGCCGCAGGGCACCACCGTGTTCGACCTGGTGTTCCCGGTGTTCGTGATCAGCGGCCTGATCGTGGCCGCGCTGCTGTGGCTGCTGTTCACCTCCTCCGAGGAAGCCGTGGGCGAGCCCGCCTGA
- a CDS encoding VWA domain-containing protein, whose translation MSLTGFAAPWWFLLLIAVAAVAALYVVLQRVLRKRTLRFANLPMLEKVAPKRQGWYKHVPPALLLVAFILLTVALAGPTAEQKVPRNRATVMLVIDTSLSMKATDVKPSRLEAAQVAAKSFADGLTPGINLGLISFAGSATVLVAPTTDRSAVTAGIDGLKLAQSTATGDAIVAALAAIDSFGKVVGGADGPPPARVVLMTDGKETVGTRKAFDAAEDAKKVGIPISTISFGTEEGVVEIEGRRQDVPVDDDSMKEIAKLSGGEFFKAASAEELRRVYDTLGEQIGYEKKQTDASRPWVALGTVLGLLAVAGALVFGQRLP comes from the coding sequence ATGAGCCTGACCGGGTTCGCCGCGCCGTGGTGGTTCCTGCTGCTGATCGCGGTCGCCGCGGTCGCCGCGCTGTACGTCGTGCTCCAGCGCGTGCTGCGCAAGCGGACGCTGCGCTTCGCCAACCTGCCGATGCTGGAGAAGGTCGCCCCGAAGCGGCAGGGCTGGTACAAGCACGTGCCGCCCGCGCTGCTGCTGGTCGCGTTCATCCTGCTGACCGTGGCGCTGGCCGGGCCGACCGCCGAGCAGAAGGTGCCGCGCAACCGCGCCACCGTGATGCTGGTCATCGACACCTCGCTGTCTATGAAGGCCACCGACGTCAAGCCGTCCCGCCTGGAGGCCGCGCAGGTGGCGGCCAAGTCGTTCGCCGACGGCCTCACCCCCGGCATCAACCTGGGCCTGATCTCGTTCGCCGGGTCGGCCACCGTGCTGGTCGCGCCGACCACCGACCGGAGCGCGGTCACGGCCGGCATCGACGGGCTCAAGCTCGCCCAGTCGACCGCCACCGGTGACGCCATCGTGGCGGCCCTCGCGGCGATCGACTCGTTCGGCAAGGTCGTCGGCGGCGCGGACGGCCCGCCGCCGGCGCGCGTCGTGCTGATGACCGACGGCAAGGAGACCGTCGGCACGCGCAAGGCGTTCGACGCGGCCGAGGACGCCAAGAAGGTGGGCATCCCCATCTCCACCATCTCGTTCGGCACCGAGGAGGGCGTCGTCGAGATCGAGGGGCGGCGCCAGGACGTGCCGGTGGACGACGACTCCATGAAGGAGATCGCGAAGCTCTCCGGCGGCGAGTTCTTCAAGGCGGCCAGCGCCGAGGAGCTGCGGCGGGTCTACGACACGCTCGGCGAGCAGATCGGCTACGAGAAGAAGCAGACCGACGCGTCCCGGCCGTGGGTCGCGCTGGGCACCGTGCTGGGCCTGCTGGCCGTGGCGGGCGCCCTGGTCTTCGGGCAGCGGCTGCCCTGA
- a CDS encoding TAXI family TRAP transporter solute-binding subunit, giving the protein MTAGVGRRAFLLGLLAAGGAAGCTGGAPSPEVVIAGGERGGMYFDFATLLVAQLTGVRGRVLETEGSLANLDLLADGRARVALTLADAAHVADPALELRALGRVYENYLQLVVREDDPARVAADLAGRTVSLGAAGSGASLTGWRMLDALGLRGSVRVVHHRLGDAAEALADGRIDAVLWSGGVPTPRLRDLSRIRLLPLGELVPGLREAHGSVYDRVPVPVGVYGAAREVPTIGVANLLVCRAPLDDAVAAAITRTLVSRAAALVPEQTLGTQFLDARSLIGTVGVPLHPGAAAVYRDLHG; this is encoded by the coding sequence GTGACGGCCGGGGTGGGCCGGCGGGCGTTCCTGCTGGGTCTGCTCGCGGCCGGTGGCGCGGCCGGGTGCACGGGGGGCGCGCCGTCCCCGGAGGTGGTGATCGCCGGCGGTGAGCGCGGCGGCATGTACTTCGACTTCGCCACGCTGCTCGTCGCCCAGCTGACCGGGGTGCGCGGCCGGGTGCTGGAGACCGAGGGCAGCCTGGCGAACCTGGACCTGCTCGCCGACGGCCGGGCGCGGGTGGCGCTGACCCTGGCCGACGCCGCCCACGTCGCCGACCCGGCCCTGGAGCTGCGCGCGCTCGGCCGCGTCTACGAGAACTACCTCCAGCTGGTGGTGCGGGAGGACGACCCGGCGCGGGTCGCCGCGGACCTCGCCGGGCGGACCGTGTCGCTGGGCGCGGCGGGCTCCGGCGCGTCGCTGACCGGCTGGCGGATGCTCGACGCCCTGGGCCTGCGCGGGTCGGTGCGGGTGGTGCACCACAGGTTGGGCGACGCGGCGGAGGCGCTGGCCGACGGGCGGATCGACGCGGTGCTGTGGTCGGGCGGCGTGCCCACGCCCCGGCTCCGGGACCTGTCCCGCATCCGGCTGCTGCCGCTCGGCGAGCTGGTGCCGGGCCTGCGGGAGGCGCACGGCTCGGTGTACGACCGGGTGCCGGTGCCGGTGGGCGTGTACGGCGCGGCGCGCGAGGTGCCCACGATCGGGGTGGCGAATCTGCTGGTGTGCCGGGCGCCGCTGGACGACGCGGTGGCTGCCGCGATCACCCGCACCCTCGTCTCGCGCGCCGCCGCCCTGGTGCCGGAGCAGACGCTGGGCACCCAGTTCCTCGACGCGCGCAGCCTCATCGGCACGGTCGGCGTGCCCCTGCACCCCGGCGCGGCGGCCGTCTACCGGGACCTGCACGGCTGA
- a CDS encoding NlpC/P60 family protein codes for MVPVVLALASVVGLVGAAVAVPPPPPNPSDAEISASRRDADAKAARVGELTGRLADAEARLRQLDDDVAHAMELANKARVDLETARTEADEARREADAARVEADAAARAVEDARAALDEFAAASYFQGSTVGSVSAYFGATSPEDLLARAQLLEAVGASGLDALDDVERARAEKGNKDSAARAALDLADRKQADAARAERDADDARAAAVRAQQGQAAAAQAIQDDRARVQGELDRALGAVEGLEGQRDRYDRWLDDKRREDEEAARQAALAAAPPPQAPAARPQPVVTAPVGGGVETVVARAMRHLGVRYSWGGGNYDGPTVGIRDWGVGDSHGDYHSVGFDCSGLMMYAFAGVGVYLPHYSGYQYNAGRKVPLSQARRGDMLFWGPGGGTHVALYLGGGMMVEAPHSGAVVRVAPVRYGGIMPFATRLL; via the coding sequence GTGGTCCCTGTTGTGCTCGCGCTGGCCTCCGTCGTCGGCCTGGTGGGGGCGGCGGTGGCCGTGCCGCCGCCCCCACCCAACCCCAGTGACGCCGAGATCAGCGCGAGCCGCCGCGACGCCGACGCCAAGGCGGCCCGCGTCGGCGAGCTGACGGGTCGGCTCGCCGACGCGGAGGCCAGGCTCCGGCAGCTGGACGACGACGTCGCGCACGCCATGGAGCTGGCGAACAAGGCGCGCGTCGACCTGGAAACCGCGCGCACCGAGGCGGACGAGGCCCGCCGGGAGGCGGACGCGGCGCGCGTCGAGGCCGACGCCGCCGCCCGGGCCGTCGAGGACGCCCGCGCCGCGCTCGACGAGTTCGCCGCCGCCAGCTACTTCCAGGGCAGCACCGTCGGCTCCGTCTCGGCGTACTTCGGCGCGACGAGCCCCGAGGACCTGCTCGCCCGCGCCCAGCTGCTGGAGGCCGTCGGCGCGTCGGGCCTCGACGCGCTGGACGACGTCGAGCGCGCCCGCGCCGAGAAGGGCAACAAGGACTCCGCCGCCCGCGCCGCGCTCGACCTGGCCGACCGGAAGCAGGCCGACGCCGCCCGGGCCGAGCGCGACGCCGACGACGCCCGTGCCGCCGCAGTGCGGGCGCAGCAGGGCCAGGCAGCCGCCGCGCAGGCCATCCAGGACGACCGCGCGCGCGTCCAGGGCGAGCTGGACCGGGCGCTCGGTGCCGTGGAGGGCCTGGAGGGGCAGCGCGACCGGTACGACCGGTGGCTCGACGACAAGCGCCGCGAGGACGAGGAGGCCGCCCGCCAGGCGGCGCTGGCCGCCGCGCCGCCGCCACAGGCCCCGGCGGCCCGGCCGCAACCCGTCGTGACCGCGCCCGTCGGCGGCGGCGTGGAGACCGTCGTGGCGCGGGCGATGCGGCACCTGGGCGTGCGCTACTCGTGGGGCGGCGGCAACTACGACGGCCCCACGGTCGGCATCCGCGACTGGGGCGTCGGCGACTCGCACGGCGACTACCACAGCGTCGGCTTCGACTGCTCCGGCCTGATGATGTACGCGTTCGCGGGCGTCGGCGTCTACCTGCCGCACTACAGCGGGTACCAGTACAACGCGGGCCGCAAGGTGCCGCTGTCCCAGGCGCGGCGCGGCGACATGCTGTTCTGGGGACCGGGCGGCGGCACGCACGTGGCGCTCTACCTCGGCGGCGGCATGATGGTCGAGGCCCCGCACTCCGGGGCGGTCGTCCGCGTCGCCCCGGTCCGCTACGGCGGCATCATGCCGTTCGCCACGCGCCTGCTCTGA
- a CDS encoding SIR2 family NAD-dependent protein deacylase has protein sequence MGARDVMAVARRITVLTGAGVSFPSGVARFAFAASPYLASAAARRSAWRSWLDDPMWSAEPNAAHTALAELERAGRVRSLLTQNVDGLHQRAGSAAVVELHGSMARVVCASCGAAAPVADALAQVRAGAPYPVCAACGGVRRPAVVAFGEPVPEPVLREARTAVLDCDALLAVGTSLTVSPASDLVGLAVRAGAAVVVVNPEPTPYDGVAAAVVRAPAEEALPELVAVPVTASGPVRTWGDPSTW, from the coding sequence ATGGGCGCACGGGACGTGATGGCCGTCGCACGGCGGATCACCGTGCTCACCGGCGCGGGGGTGTCGTTCCCGTCGGGCGTGGCGCGGTTCGCGTTCGCAGCCTCGCCGTACCTCGCCTCGGCGGCGGCGCGGCGCTCGGCGTGGCGGTCCTGGCTGGACGATCCGATGTGGAGCGCGGAACCCAACGCCGCGCACACCGCCCTGGCGGAGCTGGAGCGCGCCGGGCGGGTGCGGTCGCTGCTGACGCAGAACGTCGACGGGCTGCACCAGCGGGCCGGCTCGGCCGCGGTCGTGGAGCTGCACGGGTCGATGGCGCGCGTGGTGTGCGCGTCGTGCGGCGCCGCCGCGCCGGTGGCCGACGCGCTGGCGCAGGTGCGCGCCGGAGCCCCGTACCCGGTGTGCGCGGCCTGCGGGGGCGTGCGGCGCCCTGCGGTGGTGGCCTTCGGCGAACCCGTGCCCGAGCCGGTGCTGCGCGAGGCCCGCACCGCCGTGCTGGACTGCGACGCGCTGCTCGCGGTCGGGACGTCGCTGACCGTGTCGCCCGCCTCGGACCTCGTCGGGCTGGCGGTGCGGGCGGGGGCGGCCGTGGTGGTGGTGAACCCCGAGCCCACGCCGTACGACGGGGTGGCGGCGGCCGTGGTGCGCGCCCCGGCGGAGGAGGCGCTGCCGGAGCTGGTGGCCGTGCCGGTCACCGCGAGCGGGCCGGTGCGCACGTGGGGCGACCCGAGCACCTGGTGA
- a CDS encoding TetR/AcrR family transcriptional regulator yields MARAALSADALVDVALRLVDEGGPAAATLAAVASHAGVATPSLYKHVRNLAELRALMSVRIMDELAERIGGAVLGRSADEAIRALMLAWREYAVAHPHRYSALVQAPEPGVARAGERLVAIMLAALRAYGMDDSATVHAVRCLRAAVHGFALLEAANAFQLPEDLDESYELLVHMVVSGLRTPLSRT; encoded by the coding sequence GTGGCTAGGGCGGCGCTGTCCGCGGACGCCCTGGTCGACGTCGCGCTGCGCCTGGTCGACGAGGGGGGACCCGCCGCGGCGACCCTGGCGGCGGTGGCGTCCCACGCGGGCGTGGCGACCCCGTCGCTCTACAAGCACGTCCGCAACCTGGCCGAGCTGCGCGCGCTCATGTCGGTGCGGATCATGGACGAACTGGCCGAGCGGATCGGCGGAGCGGTGCTCGGCCGGTCCGCCGACGAGGCGATCCGCGCGCTCATGCTGGCCTGGCGCGAGTACGCCGTGGCGCACCCGCACCGCTACTCGGCACTCGTCCAGGCCCCCGAACCGGGCGTGGCGCGGGCCGGCGAACGACTGGTCGCCATCATGCTGGCCGCCCTGCGCGCGTACGGCATGGACGACTCCGCGACCGTCCACGCGGTCCGCTGCCTGCGGGCCGCGGTGCACGGTTTCGCCCTGCTGGAGGCGGCGAACGCGTTCCAGCTGCCCGAGGACCTGGACGAGAGCTACGAACTGCTGGTGCACATGGTGGTCAGCGGACTGCGGACGCCCCTCTCCCGCACCTGA
- a CDS encoding AAA family ATPase yields the protein MSEPAAEAPNTPARDAQLLERTVFEVKRVIVGQDRLVERMLVGLLAKGHLLLEGVPGVAKTLAVETFANVVGGSFSRVQFTPDLVPADILGTRIYRQGSETFDVELGPVVANFVLADEINRAPAKVQSAMLEVMAERHVSIGGKTFPMPTPFLVLATQNPIENEGVYPLPEAQRDRFLFKIQVEYPTAEEEREIVYRMGVEPPVPAQVLGADELVRLQGVASRVFVHHALVDYVVRLVIATRAPKEHQLTDVAGWVAYGASPRASLGIIAAARALALVRGRDYVLPQDVVDVVPDVLRHRLVLSYDALADGVPLDHIITRVLQTVPLPQVSARPSAPQPAGRP from the coding sequence TTGTCCGAGCCCGCCGCCGAGGCGCCCAACACGCCGGCTCGTGACGCCCAGTTGCTCGAACGCACCGTGTTCGAGGTCAAGAGGGTGATCGTCGGCCAGGACCGGCTGGTCGAGCGGATGCTCGTCGGCCTGCTCGCCAAGGGCCACCTGCTGCTGGAGGGCGTGCCCGGCGTGGCCAAGACGCTGGCCGTGGAGACCTTCGCCAACGTCGTCGGCGGCTCGTTCTCGCGCGTCCAGTTCACCCCCGACCTGGTGCCCGCCGACATCCTCGGCACCCGCATCTACCGCCAGGGCAGCGAGACTTTCGACGTCGAACTGGGACCTGTCGTGGCGAACTTCGTGCTCGCCGACGAGATCAACCGCGCGCCCGCCAAGGTGCAGTCCGCGATGCTGGAGGTCATGGCCGAGCGGCACGTGTCCATCGGCGGCAAGACGTTCCCGATGCCCACCCCGTTCCTCGTGCTGGCCACCCAGAACCCGATCGAGAACGAGGGCGTCTACCCGCTGCCCGAGGCCCAGCGCGACCGGTTCCTGTTCAAGATCCAGGTCGAGTACCCGACGGCCGAGGAGGAGCGGGAGATCGTCTACCGGATGGGTGTCGAGCCGCCGGTGCCCGCCCAGGTCCTCGGCGCGGACGAACTGGTCCGCCTCCAGGGCGTGGCCTCCCGCGTGTTCGTGCACCACGCGCTGGTCGACTACGTCGTGCGGCTCGTCATCGCCACCCGCGCGCCCAAGGAGCACCAGCTCACCGACGTGGCCGGGTGGGTCGCCTACGGCGCCTCGCCGCGCGCCAGCCTCGGCATCATCGCCGCCGCCCGCGCCCTCGCGCTGGTGCGCGGCCGCGACTACGTGCTGCCGCAGGACGTCGTGGACGTCGTGCCCGACGTGCTGCGCCACCGCCTCGTGCTGTCCTACGACGCGCTGGCCGACGGCGTGCCGCTGGACCACATCATCACGCGCGTGCTCCAGACCGTGCCGCTGCCGCAGGTCTCCGCCCGCCCGTCGGCGCCGCAGCCCGCGGGCAGGCCGTGA
- a CDS encoding ion transporter, with product MSRLKRDQRYADVADIPWCAKESGMVLRDRVRDVVEGKRFQRFVIGVIVVNAITLGCETSSAAVAAFGGLLSAVDNVALAIFVVELAARLYAHRLTFFRDPWNCFDLVVVGVSLLPAAGPLSVVRSLRILRALRLVSMVPSMRRVVSALVRSIPGLLSLTGLLLLMLYVGSVVAINLFRSSGDARFADLGSTVLTLFQITTGDGWSDMMRDLMVTQPLAWLFFVVYLLVGTFTMLNLFIAVVCSAMEPDPSAPDSSAPDRDAALADEIRALREEVRALRLEPADR from the coding sequence GTGAGCCGGCTCAAGCGGGACCAGCGGTACGCCGATGTGGCCGACATCCCCTGGTGCGCGAAGGAGTCCGGCATGGTGCTGCGCGACCGCGTCCGCGACGTCGTGGAGGGCAAGCGCTTCCAGCGCTTCGTCATCGGCGTCATCGTGGTGAACGCGATCACCCTCGGCTGCGAGACGTCGTCCGCCGCGGTCGCGGCGTTCGGCGGGCTGCTGTCCGCTGTGGACAACGTCGCACTGGCGATCTTCGTCGTCGAGTTGGCGGCCCGGCTCTACGCGCACCGCCTGACGTTCTTCCGCGACCCGTGGAACTGCTTCGACCTGGTCGTCGTCGGCGTCTCGCTGCTGCCCGCCGCGGGTCCGCTGTCCGTGGTGCGGTCGCTGCGCATCCTGCGCGCCCTGCGGCTGGTCTCGATGGTGCCCAGCATGCGGCGCGTGGTGAGCGCGCTGGTGAGGTCGATCCCCGGCCTGCTGTCGCTGACGGGCCTGCTGCTGCTCATGCTGTACGTGGGCAGCGTGGTCGCCATCAACCTGTTCCGCTCCAGCGGTGACGCGCGCTTCGCGGACCTGGGCTCGACCGTGCTCACCCTGTTCCAGATCACCACGGGCGACGGCTGGTCGGACATGATGCGCGACCTGATGGTCACCCAACCGCTGGCGTGGTTGTTCTTCGTGGTCTACCTGCTGGTCGGCACGTTCACCATGCTGAACCTGTTCATCGCCGTGGTGTGCAGCGCGATGGAGCCCGACCCCTCCGCGCCCGACTCCTCCGCACCCGACCGCGACGCCGCGCTGGCCGACGAGATCAGGGCGCTGCGCGAGGAGGTCCGCGCCCTGCGCCTGGAACCCGCCGACCGCTGA
- the mobA gene encoding molybdenum cofactor guanylyltransferase — protein MWSAVVLAGGRGSRLGGVDKASVVVDGRPLLGHVLDAVAGAAETVVVGPPRDVPGLDLSGVRWAREEPPGGGPLAGLAAGLARVTSDVVVVLAVDQPGLTRSTVDRLRSAVDGGAGAVLVDDAGRAQWLTGAWRADLLRAALPADPHGASMRSALGPLGPVRVPALPGEARDVDTPADL, from the coding sequence GTGTGGTCGGCGGTGGTGCTCGCGGGCGGACGCGGCAGCAGGCTCGGCGGCGTCGACAAGGCGTCGGTCGTGGTCGACGGCCGCCCGCTGCTCGGCCACGTGCTCGACGCCGTGGCGGGCGCCGCGGAGACCGTGGTCGTCGGACCGCCCCGGGACGTCCCCGGCCTGGACCTCTCGGGCGTGCGCTGGGCGCGCGAGGAACCGCCGGGCGGCGGACCGCTGGCCGGCCTCGCCGCGGGCCTGGCGCGCGTCACCTCGGACGTCGTGGTCGTGCTCGCGGTCGACCAGCCCGGCCTCACCCGCTCCACAGTGGACCGGCTCAGGTCCGCCGTGGACGGCGGCGCCGGCGCGGTCCTCGTCGACGACGCCGGTCGGGCGCAGTGGCTCACCGGCGCGTGGCGCGCGGACCTGCTGCGCGCGGCCCTGCCCGCCGACCCGCACGGCGCCTCGATGCGCTCCGCGCTCGGCCCGCTGGGCCCCGTCCGCGTCCCCGCGCTGCCCGGCGAGGCTCGCGACGTGGACACGCCCGCCGACCTGTAG